One Streptomyces umbrinus genomic window, GCGGCCGGGGTACCGTTCCTCACGCACCAGCTGGCACGGGCGAGAGCGGCGGGGGTCGAGCACATCGTGCTCGCCACGTCCTATCTGGCCGAGGTCTTCGAGCCCCACTTCGGCGACGGCTCGTCACTGGGGCTCCACATCGAGTACGTCACCGAGGAGGAGCCCCTCGGCACCGGCGGCGCCATCCGGAACGTGGCCTCCCGTCTGAGATCGGCCCCCGACGACCCGGTCCTGATCTTCAACGGGGACATCCTGACGGGCCTGGACATCCCGGCTCTGATCAGTACGCACCGGTCTTCGGGCGCGGACGTCTCCCTGCACCTCACGAGGGTGACGGACCCGAGGGCGTACGGCCTGGTCCCCACGGACTCGTCGGGCCGGGTCCAGGCGTTCCTGGAGAAACCCCAGACGCCCGAGGAGATCGTCACCGACCAGATCAACGCGGGAGCGTACGTCTTCCGCCGCTCGGTGATCGACGCGATCCCGGTGGGCCGCCCGGTCTCGGTCGAACGGGAAACGTTCCCGGAGCTCCTTGCCTCCGGCGCCCACCTCCAGGGAATGGTCGACTCGACCTACTGGCTGGACCTGGGCACCCCGGGGGCCTTCGTGCGCGGCTCGGCCGACCTGGTCCTCGGCCGCGCTCCGTCCCCGGCCGTCCCGGGCCGCTGCGGGGACCGCCTGGTCCTCCCGTCGGCCACGGTCGCCTCCGACGCCAAGTTGACCGGCGGCACCGTCGTCGGCCACGGCGCCACGGTCGGCGAGGGCGCCCGCATCTCCGGCAGCACCATCCTCGACGGCGCGGTCATCGCCCCGGGCGCGGTCATCACCGACTCCCTGATCGGCGCCCGCGCCCACGTAGGCGCCCGCTCGATCCTCACAGGAGTGGTGGTGGGCGACGGCGCCTCGGTAGGCCCGGACAACGAACTCCGCGAGGGCGTACGCATCTGGTGCGACGCCCAAATCCCACCAGCAGCACTCCGCTTCTCATCGGACCAGTAACACCGACTAAACCAAGGGCTTCACCAAGGGGGGAGCAGAGCCTGCGCGCACAAACTGGCGCAGGCTCACACCACCCAGCCCGTCCGGCGTTTGAGGACGAGGCCGTTAGGCCGATCTCCCACCCACTCACCCAGCCCGTCCGGCGTTTGAGGACGAGCGCGGAGCGCGATACGGGGGTTCGGGGGCGGAGCCCCTGAGTAAGTGACGGGATTGGGTAGGGGCGGCGGGGGCGAAAAAAGCCCCGACTCACAGCCGCCCAAT contains:
- a CDS encoding NDP-sugar synthase is translated as MTEAILLVGGKGTRLRPLTVHTPKPMVPAAGVPFLTHQLARARAAGVEHIVLATSYLAEVFEPHFGDGSSLGLHIEYVTEEEPLGTGGAIRNVASRLRSAPDDPVLIFNGDILTGLDIPALISTHRSSGADVSLHLTRVTDPRAYGLVPTDSSGRVQAFLEKPQTPEEIVTDQINAGAYVFRRSVIDAIPVGRPVSVERETFPELLASGAHLQGMVDSTYWLDLGTPGAFVRGSADLVLGRAPSPAVPGRCGDRLVLPSATVASDAKLTGGTVVGHGATVGEGARISGSTILDGAVIAPGAVITDSLIGARAHVGARSILTGVVVGDGASVGPDNELREGVRIWCDAQIPPAALRFSSDQ